In Streptomyces chartreusis NRRL 3882, the following are encoded in one genomic region:
- a CDS encoding LCP family protein codes for MTDWTDRPGEPPPEWAPRQEPPAPSLAPPPSTRTAPLPGMPSPAAPGRYASGVHARGGRGSRNRRRPSRSRRFLRTAAVLSSVLLLAGAGTYVWADTRLNQQVDLGTLSGRVPRGEGTNYLVVGSDSREGLSQQDRKELNTGSAEGRRTDSVILLHTGANGTTMLSLPRDSWVTLPPYLDPDTGRSYRAAPNKLNAAFSLGGPDLLVRTVERNTGVHIDHYAEIGFAGFVGVVDAVGGVDMCLDKPVRDEDSGADLPAGCQTLDGAEALAFVRQRKQEAQGDLGRTRNQQKFLAALARKAATPSTLADPSKSFPTLRAGLDTLIVDEETELPDLMSLFEAMRKAASGGGRQLNVPVADPDLRTSKGSAVKWDDRRARALFTALREDRPPR; via the coding sequence ATGACCGACTGGACCGACCGTCCGGGAGAACCCCCTCCCGAGTGGGCCCCACGGCAGGAACCGCCCGCGCCCTCCCTCGCGCCACCGCCCTCGACCCGCACCGCCCCCCTGCCGGGCATGCCCTCGCCCGCCGCCCCCGGCCGCTATGCCAGCGGCGTCCACGCACGCGGGGGGCGCGGCAGCAGGAACCGGCGCCGTCCCAGCCGGAGCCGCCGGTTCCTGCGTACGGCGGCCGTGCTGTCGTCCGTCCTGCTGCTCGCCGGTGCGGGTACGTACGTCTGGGCCGACACCCGGCTCAACCAGCAGGTCGACCTCGGCACGCTCTCCGGCCGGGTGCCGCGCGGCGAGGGCACCAACTACCTGGTCGTGGGCTCCGACAGCCGCGAGGGACTGTCGCAGCAGGACCGGAAGGAGCTGAACACCGGCTCGGCCGAGGGCCGCCGGACCGACTCGGTGATCCTGCTGCACACCGGTGCCAACGGCACCACGATGCTCAGCCTGCCGCGCGACTCCTGGGTGACCCTCCCGCCCTACCTCGATCCCGACACCGGCCGCAGCTACCGGGCCGCTCCGAACAAACTGAACGCGGCGTTCTCCCTGGGCGGACCCGACCTGCTCGTGCGGACCGTGGAACGCAACACCGGTGTGCACATCGACCACTACGCGGAGATCGGCTTCGCCGGTTTCGTGGGGGTGGTGGACGCGGTCGGCGGCGTGGACATGTGCCTGGACAAGCCCGTACGGGACGAGGACTCCGGCGCCGATCTGCCCGCCGGCTGCCAGACCCTCGACGGCGCCGAGGCGCTGGCCTTCGTACGGCAGCGCAAACAGGAGGCCCAGGGCGACCTGGGGCGCACCCGCAACCAGCAGAAGTTCCTCGCCGCCCTCGCCCGCAAGGCGGCCACCCCGTCCACCCTCGCCGACCCGTCCAAGTCCTTCCCGACCCTGCGCGCCGGGCTCGACACGCTCATCGTGGACGAGGAAACCGAGCTGCCCGACCTGATGTCGCTGTTCGAGGCCATGCGGAAGGCCGCGTCCGGCGGGGGCCGACAGCTCAACGTGCCCGTGGCCGACCCGGACCTGCGTACGTCCAAGGGCAGCGCGGTGAAGTGGGACGACCGGCGGGCCCGCGCCCTGTTCACGGCGCTGCGGGAGGACCGGCCGCCCCGCTGA
- a CDS encoding glycosyltransferase: MPDAVAKGGPVIGINRDGIRSGGMPARTVALTFDGGPDPVWTPRLLELLRRNNARATFFLHGAQAARHPELVRRIRAEGHEIGSNTYTGAVLGESSAPRFRSELELTQSALAGATGLRTNLLRMPRTTTPDTLCGREWQAARRAAGYGYVLVAADKGSRKPAQGIVRQLSQTESAYLEARRLLRDRTIDRFTTVSQGLGLVPYASPSVVERWLGTGLIQVTRLGQAFSTAMIWILGVAGGLGVLRLLLLALFARAHVRRLERFRTGAPWMREVSGPVTVLVPAYNEEAGIGSTLRSLLDSTHRELQVIVVDDGSSDRTADIAENMGDSRVEVVRQPNSGKAAALNTGLAHARYDIVVMVDADTVFEPDAIERIVQPLAHPAVGAVSGNTKVGNRRSLLARWQHLEYVFGFNLDRRMFEVLECMPTVPGAIGAFRRDAVIGVGGVSEDTLAEDTDLTMALWRAGWRVLYEESAVAWTEVPTTLRQLWRQRYRWCYGTLQAMWKHRGALLGTGPAGRFGRRGLTYLALFQVALPLLAPVIDVYALYGVLFRDPWESAGVWFAFLGVQIVCSGYALRLDGEPVRALWSMPFQIVVYRQLMYLVVIQSLVALLLGSRLRWQRMKRSGTAAEQIGGPVPYRSGSVPMR, translated from the coding sequence GTGCCGGACGCCGTCGCCAAGGGCGGGCCCGTGATCGGGATCAACCGGGACGGGATCCGGTCCGGGGGGATGCCCGCCCGGACCGTCGCCCTCACCTTCGACGGCGGGCCCGACCCCGTGTGGACCCCGCGGCTGCTGGAGCTGCTCCGCAGGAACAACGCGCGCGCCACCTTCTTCCTGCATGGCGCACAGGCAGCCCGGCACCCGGAACTCGTCCGACGCATCCGTGCCGAAGGGCACGAGATCGGGTCCAACACCTACACCGGGGCCGTGCTCGGCGAGTCGTCCGCGCCCCGCTTCCGGTCCGAGCTCGAACTGACCCAGAGCGCACTCGCCGGAGCCACGGGACTGCGCACCAATCTGCTGCGGATGCCGCGGACCACCACCCCCGACACCCTGTGCGGTCGTGAGTGGCAGGCGGCGCGGCGGGCCGCCGGGTACGGGTACGTGCTCGTCGCCGCCGACAAGGGGTCGCGCAAGCCGGCGCAGGGGATCGTGCGGCAGCTCAGCCAGACGGAAAGCGCCTATCTGGAAGCGCGCAGGCTGCTGAGGGACCGGACTATCGACCGGTTCACCACCGTGTCCCAAGGACTCGGGCTCGTTCCGTACGCGTCCCCGTCCGTCGTCGAGAGGTGGCTGGGGACGGGGCTGATCCAGGTCACGCGTCTCGGGCAGGCCTTCTCCACCGCCATGATCTGGATCCTCGGTGTCGCCGGCGGGCTCGGCGTGCTGCGGCTGTTGCTGCTCGCCCTGTTCGCCCGGGCCCATGTGCGCCGGCTGGAGCGGTTCCGGACCGGGGCGCCCTGGATGCGTGAGGTGTCCGGGCCGGTGACCGTGCTCGTCCCGGCGTACAACGAGGAGGCCGGGATCGGGTCGACCCTGCGGTCGCTGCTCGACTCCACTCATCGGGAGCTGCAGGTCATCGTGGTCGACGACGGGTCGAGCGACCGGACCGCCGACATCGCCGAGAACATGGGGGATTCGCGGGTGGAGGTCGTACGGCAGCCCAACTCCGGCAAAGCCGCCGCCCTCAACACGGGGCTCGCGCACGCGCGGTACGACATCGTCGTGATGGTCGACGCCGACACCGTCTTCGAGCCCGACGCCATCGAGCGGATCGTCCAGCCGCTCGCGCATCCCGCCGTGGGGGCCGTCAGCGGCAACACCAAGGTCGGCAACCGGCGCAGTCTGCTGGCCCGTTGGCAGCATCTGGAGTACGTCTTCGGGTTCAACCTCGACCGGCGCATGTTCGAGGTGCTGGAGTGCATGCCGACCGTGCCGGGCGCCATCGGGGCCTTCCGCCGGGACGCGGTGATCGGCGTCGGCGGGGTCAGCGAGGACACCCTCGCCGAGGACACCGACCTGACGATGGCCCTGTGGCGGGCCGGCTGGCGGGTGCTGTACGAGGAGTCCGCCGTCGCCTGGACCGAAGTGCCCACCACGCTGCGGCAGTTGTGGCGGCAGCGGTACCGGTGGTGCTACGGCACGTTGCAGGCGATGTGGAAGCATCGCGGGGCTCTCCTCGGCACGGGTCCCGCCGGGCGGTTCGGGCGGCGCGGGCTGACGTATCTCGCGCTGTTCCAGGTCGCCCTGCCGCTGCTCGCGCCCGTCATCGACGTCTACGCCCTGTACGGCGTGCTGTTCCGCGACCCGTGGGAGTCGGCCGGGGTGTGGTTCGCGTTCCTCGGCGTGCAGATCGTCTGCTCCGGCTACGCGCTGAGACTCGACGGCGAGCCGGTCCGGGCCCTGTGGTCGATGCCGTTCCAGATCGTCGTCTACCGGCAGTTGATGTATCTCGTCGTCATCCAGTCGCTCGTCGCGCTGCTGCTCGGCAGCCGGCTGAGGTGGCAGCGGATGAAGCGCTCCGGGACGGCCGCTGAACAGATCGGCGGGCCGGTTCCGTATAGGAGCGGGAGCGTGCCTATGCGTTGA